Proteins co-encoded in one Sulfuricystis thermophila genomic window:
- the ahpC gene encoding alkyl hydroperoxide reductase subunit C, with protein sequence MSLINTTLKPFKAQAYHNGKFVEVTDADVKGKWSVFFFYPADFTFVCPTELGDMADLYPEFQKIGVEVYAVSTDTHFVHKAWADASETIRKIKYPMIGDPTGTISRNFDVMIEEEGLALRGTFVMNPQGVIKVIEIHDLGIGRDASELLRKVKAAQYIEAHPGEVCPAKWKEGEATLKPSLDLVGKI encoded by the coding sequence ATGTCGTTGATCAACACCACCCTCAAGCCGTTCAAGGCGCAGGCCTATCACAATGGCAAGTTCGTCGAAGTCACCGATGCCGACGTCAAGGGCAAGTGGTCGGTCTTCTTTTTCTACCCCGCCGACTTCACTTTCGTCTGCCCGACCGAACTGGGCGACATGGCCGACTTGTATCCCGAGTTCCAGAAGATCGGTGTCGAGGTCTATGCCGTGTCGACCGATACCCACTTCGTGCACAAGGCCTGGGCCGATGCCTCCGAAACCATCCGCAAGATCAAGTACCCGATGATCGGTGACCCGACCGGCACGATTTCCCGCAACTTCGACGTGATGATCGAGGAAGAGGGCCTGGCGCTGCGCGGCACCTTCGTGATGAACCCGCAGGGCGTCATCAAGGTCATCGAAATCCATGATCTCGGCATCGGCCGTGACGCGTCCGAGCTGCTGCGCAAGGTCAAGGCCGCGCAGTACATCGAGGCGCATCCGGGCGAAGTCTGCCCCGCCAAGTGGAAGGAAGGCGAGGCGACGCTGAAGCCTTCCCTCGATCTGGTCGGCAAGATCTAA
- a CDS encoding rubrerythrin family protein: MQLKGSKTEQHLKAAFAGESQANRRYLYFANKADVEGYPDIAALFRSTAEGETGHAHGHLEYLEQCGDPATGLPFGTTKENLAAAVAGETHEYTDMYPGMAKDARAEGFDEIADWFETLAKAERSHANRYQKALNELG; encoded by the coding sequence ATGCAACTCAAAGGATCGAAGACCGAGCAGCACCTGAAAGCCGCCTTCGCAGGCGAATCGCAGGCCAATCGCCGTTATCTGTATTTCGCCAACAAGGCCGACGTCGAGGGTTATCCGGACATCGCCGCTCTGTTCCGTTCCACCGCGGAAGGTGAGACTGGCCACGCCCACGGCCATCTGGAATATCTTGAACAATGTGGCGACCCCGCGACCGGACTGCCCTTCGGCACCACCAAGGAGAATCTCGCCGCCGCCGTTGCCGGCGAAACCCATGAATACACCGACATGTATCCGGGCATGGCCAAGGATGCCCGCGCGGAAGGGTTCGACGAGATCGCCGACTGGTTCGAGACGCTGGCCAAGGCGGAGCGCTCGCATGCCAACCGCTATCAGAAAGCCCTGAACGAGCTGGGCTGA
- a CDS encoding heterodisulfide reductase-related iron-sulfur binding cluster has protein sequence MAREGNLEAPTRHPLDWQNPAFYDQAALYQEMERVFEICHGCRRCVSLCQSFPTLFDLVDASETMEIDGVKKEDYWQVVEHCYLCDLCYMTKCPYVPPHEWNLDFPHLMLRAKAVHFRKGQTKLRDKLLTSTDLVGKFCGIPIVAPTVNTVNKIGAMRKLLENVAGIHAEAWLPEFSSQSLRSRLRVLPDDTPAEPAAGTTGKVALFATCYMNRNEPGPGEDLVAVFEHNGIPVSLVPTEQCCGMPKLELGDLEAVRRAKEKNIPVLARLVDAGWDLTALIPSCVLMFKQELPLMFPDDPEVQKVKDAFYDPFEYLMLRHKAGRLATDFKQGLGKVSYHAACHQRVQNIGQKTRECLSLIPDTTVDIIERCSGHDGTYAVKREFHPVAMKIVKPVVNRINQNAPDHYGSDCAMAGHHIGHARADGSAPEHPITLLRKAYGL, from the coding sequence ATGGCCCGCGAAGGCAATCTCGAAGCCCCAACCCGCCACCCTCTCGACTGGCAGAATCCCGCCTTTTACGACCAGGCGGCGCTCTACCAGGAGATGGAGCGCGTCTTCGAGATCTGCCACGGCTGCCGACGTTGCGTGAGCCTGTGCCAGTCCTTCCCCACCCTGTTCGACCTCGTCGATGCCTCGGAAACGATGGAAATCGACGGCGTCAAGAAAGAGGACTATTGGCAGGTCGTCGAGCATTGCTACCTCTGCGACCTGTGCTACATGACCAAGTGCCCCTACGTGCCGCCGCACGAGTGGAATCTCGATTTCCCGCATCTGATGCTGCGTGCCAAGGCGGTACATTTCAGGAAGGGCCAGACGAAGCTGCGCGACAAGCTGCTCACCAGCACGGACTTGGTCGGCAAGTTCTGCGGCATCCCGATCGTCGCGCCGACCGTCAACACCGTCAACAAGATCGGCGCGATGCGCAAGCTGCTGGAGAATGTCGCCGGCATCCATGCTGAGGCCTGGCTGCCCGAATTTTCCTCGCAGTCGCTGCGCAGCCGCCTGCGCGTGCTGCCCGATGACACGCCGGCCGAACCCGCCGCCGGCACCACCGGCAAAGTGGCGCTGTTCGCCACCTGCTACATGAACCGCAACGAGCCGGGCCCCGGCGAGGACTTGGTCGCCGTGTTCGAGCACAACGGCATCCCGGTTTCGCTGGTGCCGACCGAGCAATGCTGCGGCATGCCCAAGCTCGAGCTCGGCGATCTCGAGGCCGTGCGGCGCGCCAAGGAAAAGAACATCCCGGTGCTGGCAAGGCTCGTCGACGCCGGCTGGGACTTGACCGCCCTGATCCCTTCCTGCGTGCTGATGTTCAAGCAGGAACTGCCCCTGATGTTCCCCGATGATCCCGAGGTGCAGAAGGTCAAGGATGCCTTCTACGATCCCTTCGAATACCTGATGCTGCGCCACAAAGCTGGCCGGCTGGCCACCGATTTCAAACAGGGCTTGGGCAAGGTGTCCTACCATGCCGCCTGCCATCAGCGGGTGCAGAACATCGGCCAAAAGACCCGGGAATGCCTCTCGCTGATCCCAGACACGACGGTCGACATCATCGAGCGTTGCTCGGGTCACGATGGCACCTATGCGGTGAAGCGCGAGTTCCATCCTGTGGCGATGAAGATCGTCAAACCGGTGGTCAATCGCATCAACCAGAACGCGCCCGACCATTACGGTTCGGACTGTGCGATGGCCGGCCATCACATCGGTCACGCCCGCGCCGACGGCAGCGCGCCCGAACACCCGATCACCCTGCTGAGAAAGGCCTACGGCTTATGA
- a CDS encoding bactofilin family protein, producing the protein MFNKGSIYNSNRAAASPNSTTRPATNIAAAIPPNVVPADDKPAHVNPPAPATTDTPALVAKLVVGPGVKLKGAAIQDCDTLLVEGRVEATMDSRFIQIADQGSFDGKVTIDIAEIHGRFYGELTARQQLVIHSTGRVSGKIRYGKIVVHEGGELSGDVKSANNAEIKEGENESQPAIPLPLSKTA; encoded by the coding sequence ATGTTCAACAAAGGATCCATCTACAACAGCAACCGCGCGGCCGCTTCGCCCAATTCGACCACCCGACCTGCTACGAACATCGCTGCCGCGATTCCGCCCAATGTCGTTCCGGCCGATGACAAGCCGGCGCACGTGAATCCGCCAGCGCCGGCGACCACCGATACGCCCGCGCTGGTGGCCAAGCTGGTGGTCGGGCCCGGTGTCAAATTGAAAGGCGCGGCGATCCAGGACTGTGACACGCTACTGGTCGAAGGCCGCGTCGAAGCTACCATGGACAGCCGTTTCATCCAGATCGCCGATCAGGGATCGTTCGACGGCAAAGTGACCATCGACATCGCCGAAATCCACGGCCGCTTCTATGGCGAATTGACGGCCCGGCAGCAATTGGTCATCCACTCGACCGGTCGGGTCAGCGGCAAGATCCGCTACGGCAAGATCGTCGTGCATGAAGGCGGGGAATTGTCAGGCGACGTCAAATCCGCCAACAATGCAGAAATCAAGGAAGGCGAGAACGAAAGCCAGCCCGCGATTCCACTGCCGCTCAGTAAAACGGCCTAG
- a CDS encoding DUF3501 family protein translates to MKPLTHEELFSLEQYARVRQDFRAKVLAHKKNRIVALGPNATLHFEDRLTMQYQVQEMLRLERIFEPELIQEELDVYNPLIPDGSNWKATLMLEFPDEAERRARLTQLIGIEKAVWVQVADFARITPIANEDLEREAPGKTASVHFLRFELMPEMRQAVMAGAAIRAGIDHPHYQAETTLTQATRDSLASDLAHGDSGSEQRM, encoded by the coding sequence ATGAAACCACTGACCCACGAGGAGCTGTTCAGCCTCGAGCAATATGCCCGCGTGCGCCAGGACTTTCGCGCCAAGGTGCTCGCCCACAAGAAAAACCGCATCGTCGCGCTCGGGCCGAATGCCACGCTGCATTTCGAGGACCGGCTGACGATGCAGTATCAGGTGCAGGAGATGCTGCGTCTCGAGCGCATCTTCGAGCCCGAGCTGATCCAGGAAGAGCTCGACGTCTATAACCCGCTGATCCCGGACGGCAGCAACTGGAAGGCGACTTTGATGCTCGAGTTCCCGGACGAGGCGGAACGCAGGGCAAGGCTCACCCAGCTGATCGGTATCGAAAAAGCGGTATGGGTCCAGGTGGCGGATTTCGCGCGCATCACGCCCATCGCCAACGAGGATCTCGAGCGCGAAGCTCCCGGCAAGACCGCCTCGGTGCATTTCCTGCGTTTCGAGCTGATGCCGGAAATGCGTCAGGCCGTCATGGCAGGCGCGGCGATCCGCGCCGGCATCGACCATCCGCACTATCAGGCCGAAACGACCCTCACCCAGGCCACACGCGACTCATTGGCCAGTGATCTCGCCCACGGTGACTCAGGCAGCGAACAGCGCATGTAA
- a CDS encoding GTP-binding protein — MANGQEQHKILFIGPVGAGKTTAVAAASDKAVVCTDVAVSDMTRVRKPSTTIALDYGVTTLADGKRVHLYGAPGQERFDFMWEILREGISGLAILIDNSRRSPLDDLGFYLRWRHSFSFSGKMAIGVSFTDRSPLPGLGEYRDFLRAQQQDAPVCAVDARRREDVHRLLHALFAA; from the coding sequence ATGGCCAATGGCCAGGAACAACACAAGATATTGTTCATCGGACCGGTTGGCGCCGGCAAGACAACTGCAGTCGCCGCGGCGAGTGACAAGGCGGTCGTTTGCACCGACGTCGCCGTCAGTGACATGACCCGTGTTCGCAAGCCGAGCACCACCATCGCCCTCGACTATGGCGTCACGACCCTTGCGGACGGCAAGCGAGTTCACCTTTATGGCGCGCCTGGGCAGGAACGTTTCGACTTCATGTGGGAGATCTTGCGGGAAGGCATCTCAGGTCTGGCGATCTTGATCGACAACAGCCGCCGGTCTCCCTTGGACGATCTCGGCTTTTATTTGCGCTGGCGGCATTCCTTCTCGTTCTCAGGGAAAATGGCCATAGGGGTCAGCTTCACGGATCGCAGCCCGCTGCCCGGGTTGGGCGAGTATCGAGACTTTTTGCGCGCTCAGCAGCAGGATGCTCCGGTCTGCGCCGTCGACGCGCGACGGCGCGAAGACGTCCATCGGTTGTTACATGCGCTGTTCGCTGCCTGA
- the ribBA gene encoding bifunctional 3,4-dihydroxy-2-butanone-4-phosphate synthase/GTP cyclohydrolase II yields MSISPIQDIVADIRAGKMVILVDEEDRENEGDLVLAAEFVTPEAINFMVTHARGLVCLTLTEERCRQLDLPLMVRDNKTPHGTAFTVSIEAAEGVTTGISAHDRARTIRVAVAKHAKPTDLVQPGHVFPLMAQKGGVLVRAGHTEAGCDLAQMAGCEPAAVICEIMNEDGSMARLPQLIEFAAKHQLKIGTIRDLIQYRSENEKLVECVADKEVICTHGSFRLRAFRDQTSNDVHLTLTRGEIRPETETLVRVHEPVSVLDFLDCKNRRHTFTIDQAMQIIAQADSGAIVLLHRNETGADLLDALQNEAPPPAQKWDPRLYGIGAQILRELGVGKMRLMASPRKLPSMTGFGLEICGYLAPEEIQP; encoded by the coding sequence GTGAGCATCAGCCCGATCCAGGACATCGTCGCCGACATACGCGCCGGCAAGATGGTCATCCTCGTCGATGAGGAAGACCGTGAAAACGAGGGTGATCTCGTCCTCGCCGCCGAATTCGTGACGCCCGAAGCGATCAACTTCATGGTCACGCATGCGCGCGGTCTGGTTTGCCTGACGCTGACCGAGGAACGCTGTCGCCAGCTCGACCTGCCGCTGATGGTGCGCGACAACAAGACGCCGCACGGCACCGCTTTCACGGTATCGATCGAAGCCGCCGAAGGCGTCACCACCGGCATTTCGGCCCATGACCGCGCCCGCACGATTCGCGTCGCGGTAGCCAAGCACGCCAAGCCCACGGACCTCGTCCAGCCCGGTCACGTGTTTCCGTTGATGGCGCAAAAGGGTGGCGTACTGGTGCGCGCCGGGCATACCGAGGCCGGTTGCGACCTCGCGCAGATGGCCGGCTGCGAGCCCGCTGCGGTGATCTGCGAGATCATGAACGAGGACGGTTCGATGGCGCGTCTGCCGCAGCTGATCGAATTCGCGGCGAAGCACCAGCTCAAGATCGGCACCATCCGTGACCTGATCCAGTATCGCTCGGAAAACGAAAAGCTCGTCGAGTGCGTCGCCGACAAGGAAGTGATCTGCACCCATGGCAGTTTCCGGCTGCGCGCCTTCCGCGACCAGACCAGCAACGATGTGCATCTGACCCTGACACGCGGCGAGATCCGCCCGGAGACCGAAACCTTGGTGCGCGTGCACGAACCGGTCTCGGTGCTCGATTTCCTCGACTGCAAGAATCGCCGTCACACCTTCACGATCGATCAGGCGATGCAGATCATTGCGCAGGCCGACAGCGGCGCGATCGTGCTCCTGCATCGCAACGAAACCGGCGCCGACTTGCTCGACGCCTTGCAGAACGAGGCGCCGCCCCCGGCGCAGAAATGGGATCCGCGTCTGTATGGCATCGGTGCGCAAATCCTGCGCGAGCTGGGCGTCGGCAAGATGCGCCTCATGGCCAGCCCGCGCAAGCTGCCGAGCATGACCGGCTTCGGCCTCGAAATCTGCGGTTATCTGGCACCCGAGGAAATCCAGCCATGA